One region of Sulfuriroseicoccus oceanibius genomic DNA includes:
- a CDS encoding glutaredoxin family protein, translating into MSEKNPKIVCYLKTFCGWSEGVRAIMRKYDLQYEEKDIIKNPALRWEMEQKSGQPLSPCVEVDGNMLADVSGEEVEAWMIENGYLQKSEEKPDAPIDSACTDEQHAAMERGELPPLPKGGSIKFID; encoded by the coding sequence ATGAGTGAAAAGAATCCCAAAATCGTTTGTTATTTGAAAACCTTCTGCGGATGGAGTGAAGGCGTGCGCGCGATTATGCGCAAGTACGATCTTCAGTACGAAGAGAAGGATATTATTAAGAACCCGGCCCTGCGTTGGGAGATGGAGCAAAAGAGTGGTCAGCCGTTGAGCCCATGTGTGGAAGTCGATGGCAACATGCTTGCCGACGTCAGCGGCGAAGAGGTGGAGGCGTGGATGATCGAAAATGGCTATCTTCAGAAGAGCGAAGAGAAGCCGGACGCGCCAATCGACAGTGCTTGCACCGACGAGCAGCACGCAGCGATGGAGCGCGGCGAACTGCCACCATTACCAAAAGGTGGGTCGATCAAGTTCATCGATTAA